The Streptomyces rimosus genomic interval ATCACGGCGAACGCGAGGAACCCGGCCGTCCCGCTGGTCGCGAACACCGCCCGCATGGCGTGCGGGATTCCCGGCCGGCGGGGGCGCCACCGCTTGCCGGAGCGCGTCGCGGGCAGCGCGAGGACGGCTGCCGCCGCGGGTATCAGCAGGGCGATCTCGATCGCGTAGGGCAGGACGTACGGCGCCGGGGCGTACTGGGCGAGCAGACCGGCCAGCACGGGGCCGAGTCCCAGCCCGCCCACGGAGGCCACGGTGGAGACCAGCGCCGCCTTGCGGCGGTTGCCGGACGGTTCGAGCTCCGTCAGCGCCGCGGTGAGCGATCCCGAGGCCGCTCCGATGGCGAGGCCCTGGAGCATACGGGCGGCGAACAGCCACCCCGTACCGTCGGCGAGGGCGAAGACCAGCGATCCCAGTACGGCCACGGCCACCGCCGGCAGCAGCACCCTGCGATGGCCGACCGCGTCCGAGAGCGGGCCGGCGAGCAGCAGACAGGGGATCAGCACGGCCACGTATGCGGCGAAGATCAGCGTGACGACCAGCGGTGAGAACCCGAAGCGCGCCTCGTAGCCCCGGTACAGCGGCGTCGGCAGATTCGTGCCGGTCAGCAGGATCAGCAGCGTGTACGCGGCGCCCCAGAACCGCCATCGCCCGACGGACGAGGGCCGCCCGCCCGAGATCGTGTCCGGCGAGCCGGAAACGCGGGCACCGCGTGGCGGCCGACTGCCGGCCCGCGCTCCAAGGCGATCGATCGACATCGTTCCTCCCCAAGCATCATGTTCGGAGCCGCCGAACATAGCAGATGTTCGGACCCCCCGAACATGCTTGGGTATCCTGGAAGCATGGCCAGCCGCACCGCGACCGAACTCGTCCACCCCGCCCGCGACCACCTGCGGTTCACCACCGTGCTGGCCGCCCTGAGCGACCCGGTCCGGCTGGCCATCGTCGCCCGCCTTGCCGACGCCGGACCCGACGGGGAACTGGCGTGCACGACCTTCGCGCTACCGGTCAGCAAGTCCACGCAAAGCGGCCACTTCAAAGTCCTGCGGGAAGCCGGCGTCATCCGCCAACGCGACGAGGGCACCCGGCGGCTGAACCAACTACGCCGGGACGACCTCGACGCCCGCTTCCCCGGCCTGCTCGACCTCGCCATCCCGCAGGGGCGGGAGGTCGTCGCCGGCTGGTGACCGAGTCCCTTTCCCTACTCGGGCAGGCGGCTTCCCCGCCCCCACAACTCCTCGGCGTGCTCGGCGAACCGTACGAGACCGTCTGCACCGCCGCCGACCGGCCACGACCTGTTCCGGCGTGTGGTCTCCGACCACGCAGGGGTGCCCCGGAGCGAGTAGCCGCCCGTCCGAAGCGGCAACCGGCGCGGGGCTCCCCTCAGTGCCGCCCCCGCCTCTTCGCATACGCGTACAACCGGGCCTTGATATCGACCGGCGGCAGGAACTCGGCCCAGCGTTCGGGGTACTCGGCTGGGGGCGGGGTGTCGTCGTCTTCGGTGTCGTCGTCTTCTTCGTCGTCCGGGGTCGGGGGGTCGTCCGCCGCGGTGCTGCCCAGGCCGACGGCGGTGAGGGCGGCGCGCTGGGCGGCGGCCACCTCGCGGGCGCGGTGTTCTTTTTCGGCTCGGCCGGCAGCGGTGGCCACCGAGGGCCATACGCGGTCCAAAGCGGCGTTCATGGCGGCGCCCACCAGGACCGCGAAGGCGGAGACGCCGATCCACAGGAGGACGGCAACCGGTGCGGCGAGAGAGCCGTAGATGGTGGGGCCCTCGACGGTCTGGGTGAGGTAGACGCGCAGCAGCAGGCTGCCCAGTACCCACATGGCGAGGGCGACGACCGCGCCGGGGATATCCTCGCGCCAGGGTGAGCGTACGGGGACGGACACGTGGTAGAGGGTGGTGAGGAAGGCGACGGAGAGGATCAGGACGACGGGCCAGTACAGGATGCGGATGGCGGTCTCGCTCGCCGGCATCCAGCTGACGACGGTGTCCGGGCCGACCACCATCAGCGGCAGCGCCACCGCGCCGACGACCAGCGCGGCCAGGTAGAGCACGAAGGCCAGCAGCCGGGTCCGGACGATGCCGCGCCGCCCGTCCAGCCCGTACATGATCGTGATGGTGTCGACGAAGACGTTGACGGCGCGGGAGCCGGACCACAGGGCGATGGCGAAGCCGAGGGAGATGACGTCCGGGCGGCGGCCGGTGAAGATGTCGTCGAGCAGCGGCCGGGCGATCTCGTTGACGCCCTTGCTGGACAGCAGCGTGTCGGACGCGCTGAGGATGTTCTCGCGGATGTGGTCGATGGTCTCCTGGCCGATCCACGGCTCCATGTAGCCGAGCAGGCCGATGAAGCCGAGGAGCAGCGGCGGCAGCGACAGCAGGCAGAAGAACGCGGCCTCGGCGGCGAGTCCGGTGACGCGGTACTCCATGCAGGAGTTGACGGTGTCCTTCAGCAGCAGCCAGGCGAGGCGGCGTTTGGAGACGTTCCGGTACAGGACCCGGGCCCTGTGCAGACGGCCGGACGGCCGCTGCGCTGCTTCTTTCACTGGCTGCACCTCCTTACCGTATCTGTCATGGCAGCCACCACTCATACGGTCACGAACCAGCCTCCGCCGCTGGTCGGGTACGACGTCTTCGCCGCCGACGCGGCGCTCGCCGAGGGCGTCGGGCGGCACGTCCCGCCCGCTCTGCTGGAGGAGGTACGAGGTGAGCTGGGCGAGCTGGGCCGCGCGGCGGGCTCCGCGCACGCGCAGCGCTGGGGCGCGCTGGCCAACGAGCAGCCACCCGTCCTGCGTACCCACGACCGCTACGGGCACCGGGTGGACGAGGTGGAGTTCCACCCGGCGTGGCACCGGCTGCTGGGGCACGCCGTCTCCGCCGGGCTGACCGACGCCTGGTCGCGGCCGGCCGGACACGTACGGCGTACGGCCGGGTTCCTGGTGTGGACGCAGGCCGAGGCGGGCCACGGCTGTCCGCTGTCGATGACGCACGCGGCGGTGCCGGCGCTGCGTGCCGACCCGGCGCTGGCGGCGGAGTGGGAGCCGCTGCTGACCTCGCGGGTGTACGAGCCGGGGCTGCGGCCGGTGGCGGAGAAACCGGGCGCGCTGGCCGGGATGGCGATGACGGAGAAACAGGGCGGGAGTGACGTACGGGCGACCACGACCGTCGCCGAGTCCCTGTCCTCCGACGGCGAGTATGTGCTGACGGGGCACAAGTGGTTCTGTTCGGCGCCGATGTCGGACGCGTTCCTGGTGCTGGCGCGGACGTCCGGGGACGAGGGCGAGCTCTCGTGTTTTCTGCTGCCGCGGGTGCTGCCGGACGGCAGCCGCAACTCCTTCCGCATCCAGCGGCTGAAGGACAAGCTCGGCAACCGCTCGAACGCGTCGGCCGAGGTCGAGTTCGACGGCACCACCTGGGCGCGGCGGGTCGGCGAGGAGGGGCGCGGGGTGGCGACGATCATCGAGATGGTCGCGGCGACCCGGCTGGACTGTGTGACGGGGTCGGCGGCGGTGATGCGGCAGGCGGTGGCGCAGGCGCTGCACCACACCGCGTACCGGCAGGCGTTCGGCAGGCCGCTGGCGGACCAGCCGCTGATGCGCAACGTCCTGGCGGACCTGGCGCTGGAGTCCGAGGCGGCGACGGCGCTGGCGCTGCGGCTGGCGGCGGCGTACGACGCGGACACCGAGCAGGAGCGCGCCTTCCTGCGGATGGCGGTCCCGGCGGCCAAGTACTGGGTCACCAAGCGCTGCACCCCGGTGGCCGCCGAGGCGCTGGAGTGCCTGGGCGGCAACGGTTACGTGGAGGAGTCCGGCATGCCGCGGCTGCTGCGCGAGTCGCCGCTGAACTCCGTCTGGGAGGGGTCGGGCAATATCCAGGCCCTGGATGTGCTGCGGGCGCTGCGCCGCGAACCGGCGGCGCTGCACGCGTTCCTGACGGAGATCGGTACGGCACGGGGCGCCGACCACCGCCTGGACGCCGCGATCAAGGAGATGCTCACCGAACTGGCCG includes:
- a CDS encoding ArsR/SmtB family transcription factor: MASRTATELVHPARDHLRFTTVLAALSDPVRLAIVARLADAGPDGELACTTFALPVSKSTQSGHFKVLREAGVIRQRDEGTRRLNQLRRDDLDARFPGLLDLAIPQGREVVAGW
- a CDS encoding acyl-CoA dehydrogenase family protein, which encodes MAATTHTVTNQPPPLVGYDVFAADAALAEGVGRHVPPALLEEVRGELGELGRAAGSAHAQRWGALANEQPPVLRTHDRYGHRVDEVEFHPAWHRLLGHAVSAGLTDAWSRPAGHVRRTAGFLVWTQAEAGHGCPLSMTHAAVPALRADPALAAEWEPLLTSRVYEPGLRPVAEKPGALAGMAMTEKQGGSDVRATTTVAESLSSDGEYVLTGHKWFCSAPMSDAFLVLARTSGDEGELSCFLLPRVLPDGSRNSFRIQRLKDKLGNRSNASAEVEFDGTTWARRVGEEGRGVATIIEMVAATRLDCVTGSAAVMRQAVAQALHHTAYRQAFGRPLADQPLMRNVLADLALESEAATALALRLAAAYDADTEQERAFLRMAVPAAKYWVTKRCTPVAAEALECLGGNGYVEESGMPRLLRESPLNSVWEGSGNIQALDVLRALRREPAALHAFLTEIGTARGADHRLDAAIKEMLTELADLEGIEARARRLAERMALVLQGSLLVRYAPPEVADAFCASRLGTDHGASFGTLPPTLGLRAIVERARPVVDG
- a CDS encoding YihY/virulence factor BrkB family protein, with the translated sequence MQPVKEAAQRPSGRLHRARVLYRNVSKRRLAWLLLKDTVNSCMEYRVTGLAAEAAFFCLLSLPPLLLGFIGLLGYMEPWIGQETIDHIRENILSASDTLLSSKGVNEIARPLLDDIFTGRRPDVISLGFAIALWSGSRAVNVFVDTITIMYGLDGRRGIVRTRLLAFVLYLAALVVGAVALPLMVVGPDTVVSWMPASETAIRILYWPVVLILSVAFLTTLYHVSVPVRSPWREDIPGAVVALAMWVLGSLLLRVYLTQTVEGPTIYGSLAAPVAVLLWIGVSAFAVLVGAAMNAALDRVWPSVATAAGRAEKEHRAREVAAAQRAALTAVGLGSTAADDPPTPDDEEDDDTEDDDTPPPAEYPERWAEFLPPVDIKARLYAYAKRRGRH
- a CDS encoding MFS transporter, which encodes MSIDRLGARAGSRPPRGARVSGSPDTISGGRPSSVGRWRFWGAAYTLLILLTGTNLPTPLYRGYEARFGFSPLVVTLIFAAYVAVLIPCLLLAGPLSDAVGHRRVLLPAVAVAVLGSLVFALADGTGWLFAARMLQGLAIGAASGSLTAALTELEPSGNRRKAALVSTVASVGGLGLGPVLAGLLAQYAPAPYVLPYAIEIALLIPAAAAVLALPATRSGKRWRPRRPGIPHAMRAVFATSGTAGFLAFAVIGLFLTLVPTYVATLSGSGNLLLGGAAVALMLACSALAQLIGYGRPARALELAGLPLLAAGLVLLALAGGVASLPLLLAATVIAGIGQGLVFLGGLTAVNQAAPAERRADVISSFYVIMYLGVGLPVIGVGLLAAAVGLLAAVQYFACVVAALCLMVLLALAIALVRAPARR